A section of the Roseivirga sp. BDSF3-8 genome encodes:
- a CDS encoding ABC transporter permease/substrate-binding protein, with the protein MKATGGKVMDNKGLLSYLWEQRSEIGEQLVEHIWLTLIALTIAVIFGVTLGIWLSRNRRVASPVLGAVNVIQTIPSVALLGFLLPFFGIGITPAIIALFLYALLPIVRNTFTGIAEVNPAVREAARGMGLSPGQLLSRVELPLALPTIFAGIRTAAVINVGIATLCALIAAGGLGEFIFRGISLNNTYMIMAGAIPAALLALAIDGLLGLVQRLVHRRGKLFAIIGIGLVAVLAGVFTLNISGSKSFIAGFPSEFMERGDGYPGLQDTYGLDMETVELEIGLMYQALKNEKVDLISGFSTDGRIVAYDLRPLEDDKSYFPPYYAAPLVRRETLDKYPDLKEAVNLLEGRISDKEMIRLNYMADQEKLDTYDIAKSFLDSLGFDTGIRREGEADILIGSKNFTESYILAQMLGILVENYTGLDVDMRLGFGGTKLVFDALRTGEIDIYPEYTGTGLLVILQENPDEVKDIMGDPNRVYDYVNQQFSEQYELQWLGPLGFNNTFAMMMREQDAESLGIRSISDLKKHLEGK; encoded by the coding sequence TGGTCGAGCATATCTGGCTAACGCTTATAGCCCTTACCATAGCGGTAATTTTTGGTGTTACGCTGGGTATTTGGCTTTCCCGAAATCGCCGCGTAGCTTCTCCTGTACTAGGCGCTGTTAATGTCATTCAAACCATACCCAGTGTGGCCCTGTTGGGCTTTTTACTTCCATTTTTCGGCATTGGGATAACGCCTGCCATTATTGCGTTGTTCCTGTATGCTCTTTTACCTATCGTGCGTAATACCTTTACCGGAATAGCAGAAGTAAACCCTGCTGTGAGAGAGGCGGCCCGCGGCATGGGGCTATCTCCGGGGCAATTGCTTTCAAGGGTGGAGCTACCACTCGCATTGCCTACCATTTTTGCCGGTATACGTACTGCGGCTGTTATTAATGTGGGAATCGCTACGCTATGCGCCCTCATTGCAGCAGGTGGGCTGGGGGAGTTTATCTTTCGTGGAATATCTCTGAATAATACTTATATGATCATGGCAGGAGCTATTCCTGCTGCACTGCTTGCGCTGGCCATTGACGGGCTACTGGGTTTAGTACAGAGGCTTGTACACCGCAGGGGTAAATTATTTGCGATCATTGGCATAGGGCTTGTAGCCGTTTTGGCTGGGGTCTTTACCCTTAATATATCCGGGAGTAAATCCTTTATAGCCGGTTTTCCCAGTGAGTTCATGGAAAGGGGAGACGGTTACCCGGGCCTGCAGGATACCTATGGGTTAGACATGGAGACGGTAGAGCTGGAAATCGGTCTTATGTATCAGGCCTTAAAAAATGAAAAGGTAGATCTGATCAGCGGTTTTTCGACAGATGGGCGAATAGTGGCTTATGATCTCAGGCCTCTGGAAGATGATAAGAGCTACTTTCCTCCTTACTATGCGGCTCCGCTCGTACGCAGGGAAACCCTGGATAAATACCCTGACCTGAAAGAGGCGGTTAACTTGCTGGAGGGACGTATTTCTGATAAGGAAATGATCCGGCTCAACTACATGGCAGACCAGGAGAAATTGGATACTTACGATATAGCCAAGTCCTTTCTGGATAGCCTGGGCTTCGATACCGGCATTCGCCGGGAAGGTGAAGCTGATATTCTGATAGGTTCAAAGAACTTTACAGAAAGCTACATTCTGGCTCAGATGCTGGGTATACTGGTGGAAAATTATACTGGACTGGATGTAGATATGCGGCTGGGCTTTGGTGGAACTAAACTGGTGTTTGATGCACTGCGCACCGGTGAAATAGACATCTATCCTGAGTATACAGGTACCGGACTACTGGTGATTTTACAGGAGAACCCGGATGAGGTGAAGGATATCATGGGTGACCCTAACAGGGTATATGATTATGTAAACCAACAGTTTTCAGAGCAGTACGAACTCCAGTGGCTGGGACCGCTTGGATTTAATAACACATTTGCCATGATGATGCGAGAGCAGGACGCAGAGAGTTTAGGTATACGTAGTATTTCTGACCTCAAAAAGCACCTTGAGGGAAAATAG